A single window of Mugil cephalus isolate CIBA_MC_2020 chromosome 1, CIBA_Mcephalus_1.1, whole genome shotgun sequence DNA harbors:
- the pcdh7b gene encoding protocadherin-7b isoform X6, with product MRTTGAVDYLYYCMLILQFVHQPAAKQVLRYRLAEEGPADVRVGNVATDLGIVAGSGEVTFTLESGSDFFKIDNITGELTTNERRIDREKLQQCQMIFDENECFIDFEVSVIGPAQSWVDLFEGKVIILDINDNTPSFPSPVLTLSVEENRPIGTLYLLPTATDRDFGRNGIERYELIQDNGENSRRLGSAGDSYSGKRRFDEGASRSSVFELQVADTTDGEKQPQLIIKGALDREQRDSYELTLRVRDGGDPPRSSQAILRVMITDVNDNSPRFEKSVYEADLPENSSPGAPILQLKAADADVGVNGQIEYVFGAATESVRRLLRLDESTGWLSVLHRIDREEVSQLRFTVMARDRGQPPKMDKATVVLNIKDENDNVPAIEIRKIGRIFLKDGVANVAEDVVVDTPIALVQVSDRDQGENGIVTCTVVGDVPFQLKPASEMEGEQNKKKYFLHTSAPLDYEATQEYNVVIVAVDSGSPSLASNNSLIVKVGDTNDNPPIFSQNVVEVSFPENNAPGERVTTVAAIDADSGKNAEIAYSLDSSVNGIFSIDADSGDVRVNTILDREQTERYEFKVIAKDKGINTLQGSATVVVLVSDKNDNEPKFMQDVFTFYVKENLDPNSAVGMVTVIDADKGQNAQMGLFIEEEEEIFSIENETGTIFSTLSFDREQKTTYTFRVKAVDGGDPPRSATATVSLFVMDENDNAPTVTFPINSSYTLLPPSSNIRTVVRTVLATDTDTGINADLNYSIIGGNPFKLFEIDGATGVISLMAKLEQKHYGLHRLVVQVNDSGQPSQSTTTLVHVYVNETLSNSTIVEAQVAKSLSTSLNTNIAGDPNYDLSKQRLSIVIGVVSGIMTVILIILVVVMARYCRPKNKNGYEAGKKDHEDFFTPQQHDKSKKPKKDKKKQKSKQPLYSSIVTVEASKPNGQRYDGVNEKLSDSPGMGRYRSVNGGPGSPDLARHYKSSSPLPTVQLHPQSPTAGKKHQAVQDLPPANTFVGTGDNISLGSDHCSEYSSQTINKYNKQTPGPCLT from the coding sequence ATGAGGACTACTGGTGCAGTGGACTATTTGTACTATTGCATGCTCATCCTGCAGTTTGTGCATCAGCCAGCTGCCAAGCAAGTGCTCCGGTACCGTTTAGCTGAGGAGGGACCCGCCGATGTCAGAGTAGGGAACGTAGCCACCGACCTGGGCATCGTCGCCGGGTCCGGTGAGGTGACGTTCACTCTCGAGTCGGGCTCAGATTTTTTCAAAATCGACAACATCACAGGTGAGCTCACCACCAACGAGAGACGGATAGACCGCGAAAAATTACAGCAGTGCCAAATGATATTTGATGAGAATGAGTGTTTTATAGATTTTGAAGTGTCGGTGATTGGACCAGCCCAGAGCTGGGTCGACCTCTTTGAAGGAAAAGTCATCATATTAGATATAAACGATAACACTCCGTCTTTCCCTTCCCCTGTCCTGACACTGTCTGTGGAGGAAAACAGACCCATTGGAACCCTTTATCTGCTGCCCACAGCCACAGACAGAGATTTCGGCAGAAATGGAATTGAGAGATATGAGCTTATTCAGGACAATGGGGAGAACTCACGGCGCTTGGGGTCTGCTGGGGATTCATACTCGGGGAAGAGGAGGTTTGATGAAGGAGCGAGCAGGAGCAGTGTCTTTGAACTGCAAGTTGCTGACACTACTGATGGAGAGAAGCAGCCTCAACTCATCATTAAAGGGGCACTTGATAGGGAACAGAGAGACTCCTATGAGCTCACGCTGCGCGTTAGGGACGGAGGAGATCCCCCTCGCTCCTCTCAGGCCATTCTGAGGGTAATGATCACTGACGTGAACGACAACAGTCCCCGGTTTGAGAAGAGTGTGTACGAAGCCGACCTACCAGAAAACAGCTCCCCTGGCGCCCCCATACTGCAGCTTAAAGCGGCTGATGCAGACGTGGGGGTTAATGGTCAAATAGAGTATGTGTTTGGGGCAGCCACAGAGTCAGTGAGGAGGCTGCTGAGGTTGGATGAGAGCACAGGGTGGCTGAGTGTGCTACACCGTATTGACCGCGAAGAAGTGAGCCAGCTGAGGTTTACAGTAATGGCCCGTGACCGAGGCCAGCCGCCCAAAATGGACAAGGCCACAGTGGTGCTAAACATCAAGGACGAGAACGATAATGTCCCTGCTATAGAAATACGGAAAATTGGACGCATTTTCTTAAAAGACGGGGTTGCAAACGTGGCCGAGGATGTCGTGGTGGACACACCCATCGCCTTAGTTCAGGTGTCTGACCGCGATCAAGGAGAAAATGGCATAGTGACCTGCACAGTTGTGGGAGACGTGCCCTTTCAGCTCAAACCGGCCAGTGAGATGGAGGGggagcagaataaaaagaaatatttcctcCACACGTCTGCACCACTGGACTACGAGGCCACACAGGAATACAACGTGGTCATAGTGGCGGTGGACTCTGGAAGCCCCAGCCTGGCAAGTAATAACTCTCTTATCGTGAAAGTGGGCGACACTAATGACAACCCTCCTATCTTCAGCCAGAATGTAGTAGAGGTGTCATTTCCAGAAAACAATGCCCCTGGCGAGAGGGTGACAACAGTGGCAGCCATTGACGCAGATAGTGGCAAGAATGCTGAAATAGCCTATTCCCTAGACTCATCAGTAAATGGGATTTTCTCTATCGATGCAGACAGTGGAGACGTCCGAGTAAACACCATTCTGGATAGAGAGCAAACAGAGCGCTACGAATTCAAAGTGATAGCCAAAGATAAGGGCATAAACACTCTTCAGGGTTCTGCAACAGTGGTCGTCCTTGTGTCCGATAAGAATGACAATGAACCAAAGTTCATGCAGGATGTATTCACCTTCTATGTCAAAGAGAACCTTGATCCAAACAGCGCAGTTGGTATGGTTACGGTCATTGACGCAGATAAAGGCCAAAATGCGCAGATGGGTCTTTTCatcgaggaagaggaggaaatcttCTCCATCGAGAACGAAACTGGGACAATTTTTTCCACCCTCTCCTTTGACCGAGAGCAGAAAACGACGTACACATTCCGTGTCAAAGCTGTGGACGGAGGCGACCCTCCCAGATCCGCCACTGCCACCGTTTCGCTTTTCGTCATGGACGAAAATGACAACGCTCCAACAGTCACCTTCCCAATAAACAGCTCGTACACCCTCCTTCCCCCCTCCAGTAACATTAGAACGGTGGTCCGAACCGTCCTAGCCACCGACACAGACACCGGCATCAACGCAGACCTGAACTACAGCATCATCGGAGGAAACCCCTTCAAGCTGTTTGAGATCGACGGGGCCACTGGGGTCATTTCACTAATGGCAAAGTTGGAACAGAAACACTACGGCCTCCACAGACTGGTGGTCCAGGTGAACGACAGTGGGCAGCCTTCGCAGAGCACCACCACCCTGGTCCATGTTTATGTTAACGAGACGCTTTCCAACTCCACAATTGTGGAGGCCCAGGTGGCCAAGAGCCTTAGCACGTCTCTCAACACCAACATTGCCGGCGACCCCAACTACGACCTCAGCAAACAGCGCCTAAGCATCGTCATCGGAGTTGTCTCGGGCATCATGACAGTAATTCTCATCAttcttgttgttgtcatggCCCGTTACTGCCGCCCAAAGAACAAGAATGGTTACGAGGCCGGCAAAAAGGATCACGAAGATTTCTTCACACCACAGCAGCACGACAAATCAAAGAAGCCCAAGAAAGataagaagaagcagaagtcCAAACAGCCGCTCTACAGCAGCATTGTCACCGTAGAGGCCTCCAAACCCAACGGGCAGCGCTACGACGGCGTCAACGAGAAGCTGTCGGACAGTCCCGGCATGGGCCGATACCGCTCAGTCAATGGAGGGCCGGGGAGCCCGGATCTGGCCCGGCACTACAAGTCCAGCTCGCCGCTCCCCACTGTCCAGCTTCACCCGCAGTCACCGACAGCTGGAAAAAAGCACCAGGCAGTTCAGGACCTGCCCCCTGCCAATACCTTTGTTGGCACCGGAGATAACATTTCCCTTGGATCTGACCACTGCTCTGAATACAGCAGTCAAACCATCAACAAGTACAACAAACAG
- the pcdh7b gene encoding protocadherin-7b isoform X4: MRTTGAVDYLYYCMLILQFVHQPAAKQVLRYRLAEEGPADVRVGNVATDLGIVAGSGEVTFTLESGSDFFKIDNITGELTTNERRIDREKLQQCQMIFDENECFIDFEVSVIGPAQSWVDLFEGKVIILDINDNTPSFPSPVLTLSVEENRPIGTLYLLPTATDRDFGRNGIERYELIQDNGENSRRLGSAGDSYSGKRRFDEGASRSSVFELQVADTTDGEKQPQLIIKGALDREQRDSYELTLRVRDGGDPPRSSQAILRVMITDVNDNSPRFEKSVYEADLPENSSPGAPILQLKAADADVGVNGQIEYVFGAATESVRRLLRLDESTGWLSVLHRIDREEVSQLRFTVMARDRGQPPKMDKATVVLNIKDENDNVPAIEIRKIGRIFLKDGVANVAEDVVVDTPIALVQVSDRDQGENGIVTCTVVGDVPFQLKPASEMEGEQNKKKYFLHTSAPLDYEATQEYNVVIVAVDSGSPSLASNNSLIVKVGDTNDNPPIFSQNVVEVSFPENNAPGERVTTVAAIDADSGKNAEIAYSLDSSVNGIFSIDADSGDVRVNTILDREQTERYEFKVIAKDKGINTLQGSATVVVLVSDKNDNEPKFMQDVFTFYVKENLDPNSAVGMVTVIDADKGQNAQMGLFIEEEEEIFSIENETGTIFSTLSFDREQKTTYTFRVKAVDGGDPPRSATATVSLFVMDENDNAPTVTFPINSSYTLLPPSSNIRTVVRTVLATDTDTGINADLNYSIIGGNPFKLFEIDGATGVISLMAKLEQKHYGLHRLVVQVNDSGQPSQSTTTLVHVYVNETLSNSTIVEAQVAKSLSTSLNTNIAGDPNYDLSKQRLSIVIGVVSGIMTVILIILVVVMARYCRPKNKNGYEAGKKDHEDFFTPQQHDKSKKPKKDKKKQKSKQPLYSSIVTVEASKPNGQRYDGVNEKLSDSPGMGRYRSVNGGPGSPDLARHYKSSSPLPTVQLHPQSPTAGKKHQAVQDLPPANTFVGTGDNISLGSDHCSEYSSQTINKYNKQPFRRVTFSVVSQPQDPHQQGSLQSCYDSGLDESETPSSKSSSGPRLGALPLPEDSYERTTPDGSVGEAEHMENGEKEH, translated from the coding sequence ATGAGGACTACTGGTGCAGTGGACTATTTGTACTATTGCATGCTCATCCTGCAGTTTGTGCATCAGCCAGCTGCCAAGCAAGTGCTCCGGTACCGTTTAGCTGAGGAGGGACCCGCCGATGTCAGAGTAGGGAACGTAGCCACCGACCTGGGCATCGTCGCCGGGTCCGGTGAGGTGACGTTCACTCTCGAGTCGGGCTCAGATTTTTTCAAAATCGACAACATCACAGGTGAGCTCACCACCAACGAGAGACGGATAGACCGCGAAAAATTACAGCAGTGCCAAATGATATTTGATGAGAATGAGTGTTTTATAGATTTTGAAGTGTCGGTGATTGGACCAGCCCAGAGCTGGGTCGACCTCTTTGAAGGAAAAGTCATCATATTAGATATAAACGATAACACTCCGTCTTTCCCTTCCCCTGTCCTGACACTGTCTGTGGAGGAAAACAGACCCATTGGAACCCTTTATCTGCTGCCCACAGCCACAGACAGAGATTTCGGCAGAAATGGAATTGAGAGATATGAGCTTATTCAGGACAATGGGGAGAACTCACGGCGCTTGGGGTCTGCTGGGGATTCATACTCGGGGAAGAGGAGGTTTGATGAAGGAGCGAGCAGGAGCAGTGTCTTTGAACTGCAAGTTGCTGACACTACTGATGGAGAGAAGCAGCCTCAACTCATCATTAAAGGGGCACTTGATAGGGAACAGAGAGACTCCTATGAGCTCACGCTGCGCGTTAGGGACGGAGGAGATCCCCCTCGCTCCTCTCAGGCCATTCTGAGGGTAATGATCACTGACGTGAACGACAACAGTCCCCGGTTTGAGAAGAGTGTGTACGAAGCCGACCTACCAGAAAACAGCTCCCCTGGCGCCCCCATACTGCAGCTTAAAGCGGCTGATGCAGACGTGGGGGTTAATGGTCAAATAGAGTATGTGTTTGGGGCAGCCACAGAGTCAGTGAGGAGGCTGCTGAGGTTGGATGAGAGCACAGGGTGGCTGAGTGTGCTACACCGTATTGACCGCGAAGAAGTGAGCCAGCTGAGGTTTACAGTAATGGCCCGTGACCGAGGCCAGCCGCCCAAAATGGACAAGGCCACAGTGGTGCTAAACATCAAGGACGAGAACGATAATGTCCCTGCTATAGAAATACGGAAAATTGGACGCATTTTCTTAAAAGACGGGGTTGCAAACGTGGCCGAGGATGTCGTGGTGGACACACCCATCGCCTTAGTTCAGGTGTCTGACCGCGATCAAGGAGAAAATGGCATAGTGACCTGCACAGTTGTGGGAGACGTGCCCTTTCAGCTCAAACCGGCCAGTGAGATGGAGGGggagcagaataaaaagaaatatttcctcCACACGTCTGCACCACTGGACTACGAGGCCACACAGGAATACAACGTGGTCATAGTGGCGGTGGACTCTGGAAGCCCCAGCCTGGCAAGTAATAACTCTCTTATCGTGAAAGTGGGCGACACTAATGACAACCCTCCTATCTTCAGCCAGAATGTAGTAGAGGTGTCATTTCCAGAAAACAATGCCCCTGGCGAGAGGGTGACAACAGTGGCAGCCATTGACGCAGATAGTGGCAAGAATGCTGAAATAGCCTATTCCCTAGACTCATCAGTAAATGGGATTTTCTCTATCGATGCAGACAGTGGAGACGTCCGAGTAAACACCATTCTGGATAGAGAGCAAACAGAGCGCTACGAATTCAAAGTGATAGCCAAAGATAAGGGCATAAACACTCTTCAGGGTTCTGCAACAGTGGTCGTCCTTGTGTCCGATAAGAATGACAATGAACCAAAGTTCATGCAGGATGTATTCACCTTCTATGTCAAAGAGAACCTTGATCCAAACAGCGCAGTTGGTATGGTTACGGTCATTGACGCAGATAAAGGCCAAAATGCGCAGATGGGTCTTTTCatcgaggaagaggaggaaatcttCTCCATCGAGAACGAAACTGGGACAATTTTTTCCACCCTCTCCTTTGACCGAGAGCAGAAAACGACGTACACATTCCGTGTCAAAGCTGTGGACGGAGGCGACCCTCCCAGATCCGCCACTGCCACCGTTTCGCTTTTCGTCATGGACGAAAATGACAACGCTCCAACAGTCACCTTCCCAATAAACAGCTCGTACACCCTCCTTCCCCCCTCCAGTAACATTAGAACGGTGGTCCGAACCGTCCTAGCCACCGACACAGACACCGGCATCAACGCAGACCTGAACTACAGCATCATCGGAGGAAACCCCTTCAAGCTGTTTGAGATCGACGGGGCCACTGGGGTCATTTCACTAATGGCAAAGTTGGAACAGAAACACTACGGCCTCCACAGACTGGTGGTCCAGGTGAACGACAGTGGGCAGCCTTCGCAGAGCACCACCACCCTGGTCCATGTTTATGTTAACGAGACGCTTTCCAACTCCACAATTGTGGAGGCCCAGGTGGCCAAGAGCCTTAGCACGTCTCTCAACACCAACATTGCCGGCGACCCCAACTACGACCTCAGCAAACAGCGCCTAAGCATCGTCATCGGAGTTGTCTCGGGCATCATGACAGTAATTCTCATCAttcttgttgttgtcatggCCCGTTACTGCCGCCCAAAGAACAAGAATGGTTACGAGGCCGGCAAAAAGGATCACGAAGATTTCTTCACACCACAGCAGCACGACAAATCAAAGAAGCCCAAGAAAGataagaagaagcagaagtcCAAACAGCCGCTCTACAGCAGCATTGTCACCGTAGAGGCCTCCAAACCCAACGGGCAGCGCTACGACGGCGTCAACGAGAAGCTGTCGGACAGTCCCGGCATGGGCCGATACCGCTCAGTCAATGGAGGGCCGGGGAGCCCGGATCTGGCCCGGCACTACAAGTCCAGCTCGCCGCTCCCCACTGTCCAGCTTCACCCGCAGTCACCGACAGCTGGAAAAAAGCACCAGGCAGTTCAGGACCTGCCCCCTGCCAATACCTTTGTTGGCACCGGAGATAACATTTCCCTTGGATCTGACCACTGCTCTGAATACAGCAGTCAAACCATCAACAAGTACAACAAACAG
- the pcdh7b gene encoding protocadherin-7b isoform X5 produces the protein MRTTGAVDYLYYCMLILQFVHQPAAKQVLRYRLAEEGPADVRVGNVATDLGIVAGSGEVTFTLESGSDFFKIDNITGELTTNERRIDREKLQQCQMIFDENECFIDFEVSVIGPAQSWVDLFEGKVIILDINDNTPSFPSPVLTLSVEENRPIGTLYLLPTATDRDFGRNGIERYELIQDNGENSRRLGSAGDSYSGKRRFDEGASRSSVFELQVADTTDGEKQPQLIIKGALDREQRDSYELTLRVRDGGDPPRSSQAILRVMITDVNDNSPRFEKSVYEADLPENSSPGAPILQLKAADADVGVNGQIEYVFGAATESVRRLLRLDESTGWLSVLHRIDREEVSQLRFTVMARDRGQPPKMDKATVVLNIKDENDNVPAIEIRKIGRIFLKDGVANVAEDVVVDTPIALVQVSDRDQGENGIVTCTVVGDVPFQLKPASEMEGEQNKKKYFLHTSAPLDYEATQEYNVVIVAVDSGSPSLASNNSLIVKVGDTNDNPPIFSQNVVEVSFPENNAPGERVTTVAAIDADSGKNAEIAYSLDSSVNGIFSIDADSGDVRVNTILDREQTERYEFKVIAKDKGINTLQGSATVVVLVSDKNDNEPKFMQDVFTFYVKENLDPNSAVGMVTVIDADKGQNAQMGLFIEEEEEIFSIENETGTIFSTLSFDREQKTTYTFRVKAVDGGDPPRSATATVSLFVMDENDNAPTVTFPINSSYTLLPPSSNIRTVVRTVLATDTDTGINADLNYSIIGGNPFKLFEIDGATGVISLMAKLEQKHYGLHRLVVQVNDSGQPSQSTTTLVHVYVNETLSNSTIVEAQVAKSLSTSLNTNIAGDPNYDLSKQRLSIVIGVVSGIMTVILIILVVVMARYCRPKNKNGYEAGKKDHEDFFTPQQHDKSKKPKKDKKKQKSKQPLYSSIVTVEASKPNGQRYDGVNEKLSDSPGMGRYRSVNGGPGSPDLARHYKSSSPLPTVQLHPQSPTAGKKHQAVQDLPPANTFVGTGDNISLGSDHCSEYSSQTINKYNKQPFRRVTFSVVSQPQDPHQQGSLQSCYDSGLDESETPSSKSSSGPRLGALPLPEDSYERTTPDGSVGEKEH, from the coding sequence ATGAGGACTACTGGTGCAGTGGACTATTTGTACTATTGCATGCTCATCCTGCAGTTTGTGCATCAGCCAGCTGCCAAGCAAGTGCTCCGGTACCGTTTAGCTGAGGAGGGACCCGCCGATGTCAGAGTAGGGAACGTAGCCACCGACCTGGGCATCGTCGCCGGGTCCGGTGAGGTGACGTTCACTCTCGAGTCGGGCTCAGATTTTTTCAAAATCGACAACATCACAGGTGAGCTCACCACCAACGAGAGACGGATAGACCGCGAAAAATTACAGCAGTGCCAAATGATATTTGATGAGAATGAGTGTTTTATAGATTTTGAAGTGTCGGTGATTGGACCAGCCCAGAGCTGGGTCGACCTCTTTGAAGGAAAAGTCATCATATTAGATATAAACGATAACACTCCGTCTTTCCCTTCCCCTGTCCTGACACTGTCTGTGGAGGAAAACAGACCCATTGGAACCCTTTATCTGCTGCCCACAGCCACAGACAGAGATTTCGGCAGAAATGGAATTGAGAGATATGAGCTTATTCAGGACAATGGGGAGAACTCACGGCGCTTGGGGTCTGCTGGGGATTCATACTCGGGGAAGAGGAGGTTTGATGAAGGAGCGAGCAGGAGCAGTGTCTTTGAACTGCAAGTTGCTGACACTACTGATGGAGAGAAGCAGCCTCAACTCATCATTAAAGGGGCACTTGATAGGGAACAGAGAGACTCCTATGAGCTCACGCTGCGCGTTAGGGACGGAGGAGATCCCCCTCGCTCCTCTCAGGCCATTCTGAGGGTAATGATCACTGACGTGAACGACAACAGTCCCCGGTTTGAGAAGAGTGTGTACGAAGCCGACCTACCAGAAAACAGCTCCCCTGGCGCCCCCATACTGCAGCTTAAAGCGGCTGATGCAGACGTGGGGGTTAATGGTCAAATAGAGTATGTGTTTGGGGCAGCCACAGAGTCAGTGAGGAGGCTGCTGAGGTTGGATGAGAGCACAGGGTGGCTGAGTGTGCTACACCGTATTGACCGCGAAGAAGTGAGCCAGCTGAGGTTTACAGTAATGGCCCGTGACCGAGGCCAGCCGCCCAAAATGGACAAGGCCACAGTGGTGCTAAACATCAAGGACGAGAACGATAATGTCCCTGCTATAGAAATACGGAAAATTGGACGCATTTTCTTAAAAGACGGGGTTGCAAACGTGGCCGAGGATGTCGTGGTGGACACACCCATCGCCTTAGTTCAGGTGTCTGACCGCGATCAAGGAGAAAATGGCATAGTGACCTGCACAGTTGTGGGAGACGTGCCCTTTCAGCTCAAACCGGCCAGTGAGATGGAGGGggagcagaataaaaagaaatatttcctcCACACGTCTGCACCACTGGACTACGAGGCCACACAGGAATACAACGTGGTCATAGTGGCGGTGGACTCTGGAAGCCCCAGCCTGGCAAGTAATAACTCTCTTATCGTGAAAGTGGGCGACACTAATGACAACCCTCCTATCTTCAGCCAGAATGTAGTAGAGGTGTCATTTCCAGAAAACAATGCCCCTGGCGAGAGGGTGACAACAGTGGCAGCCATTGACGCAGATAGTGGCAAGAATGCTGAAATAGCCTATTCCCTAGACTCATCAGTAAATGGGATTTTCTCTATCGATGCAGACAGTGGAGACGTCCGAGTAAACACCATTCTGGATAGAGAGCAAACAGAGCGCTACGAATTCAAAGTGATAGCCAAAGATAAGGGCATAAACACTCTTCAGGGTTCTGCAACAGTGGTCGTCCTTGTGTCCGATAAGAATGACAATGAACCAAAGTTCATGCAGGATGTATTCACCTTCTATGTCAAAGAGAACCTTGATCCAAACAGCGCAGTTGGTATGGTTACGGTCATTGACGCAGATAAAGGCCAAAATGCGCAGATGGGTCTTTTCatcgaggaagaggaggaaatcttCTCCATCGAGAACGAAACTGGGACAATTTTTTCCACCCTCTCCTTTGACCGAGAGCAGAAAACGACGTACACATTCCGTGTCAAAGCTGTGGACGGAGGCGACCCTCCCAGATCCGCCACTGCCACCGTTTCGCTTTTCGTCATGGACGAAAATGACAACGCTCCAACAGTCACCTTCCCAATAAACAGCTCGTACACCCTCCTTCCCCCCTCCAGTAACATTAGAACGGTGGTCCGAACCGTCCTAGCCACCGACACAGACACCGGCATCAACGCAGACCTGAACTACAGCATCATCGGAGGAAACCCCTTCAAGCTGTTTGAGATCGACGGGGCCACTGGGGTCATTTCACTAATGGCAAAGTTGGAACAGAAACACTACGGCCTCCACAGACTGGTGGTCCAGGTGAACGACAGTGGGCAGCCTTCGCAGAGCACCACCACCCTGGTCCATGTTTATGTTAACGAGACGCTTTCCAACTCCACAATTGTGGAGGCCCAGGTGGCCAAGAGCCTTAGCACGTCTCTCAACACCAACATTGCCGGCGACCCCAACTACGACCTCAGCAAACAGCGCCTAAGCATCGTCATCGGAGTTGTCTCGGGCATCATGACAGTAATTCTCATCAttcttgttgttgtcatggCCCGTTACTGCCGCCCAAAGAACAAGAATGGTTACGAGGCCGGCAAAAAGGATCACGAAGATTTCTTCACACCACAGCAGCACGACAAATCAAAGAAGCCCAAGAAAGataagaagaagcagaagtcCAAACAGCCGCTCTACAGCAGCATTGTCACCGTAGAGGCCTCCAAACCCAACGGGCAGCGCTACGACGGCGTCAACGAGAAGCTGTCGGACAGTCCCGGCATGGGCCGATACCGCTCAGTCAATGGAGGGCCGGGGAGCCCGGATCTGGCCCGGCACTACAAGTCCAGCTCGCCGCTCCCCACTGTCCAGCTTCACCCGCAGTCACCGACAGCTGGAAAAAAGCACCAGGCAGTTCAGGACCTGCCCCCTGCCAATACCTTTGTTGGCACCGGAGATAACATTTCCCTTGGATCTGACCACTGCTCTGAATACAGCAGTCAAACCATCAACAAGTACAACAAACAG